One Brassica napus cultivar Da-Ae chromosome C4, Da-Ae, whole genome shotgun sequence genomic region harbors:
- the LOC106396015 gene encoding precursor of CEP3-like has product MARINVYLFAFILLLTIKQEFCSVEGRTLAKSTVTKAEEIGADGSVPPFPSAEPLQPPPSHGVDTFRPTVPGNSPGIGHSVHN; this is encoded by the coding sequence ATGGCCAGaattaatgtttatctttttgCATTTATCTTGCTTTTGACTATCAAACAAGAGTTTTGTTCCGTTGAAGGCCGAACCCTCGCTAAGTCCACCGTTACGAAGGCTGAGGAAATCGGCGCTGATGGCTCTGTACCGCCATTTCCATCGGCTGAGCCACTCCAGCCACCACCGAGCCACGGGGTTGATACCTTCAGGCCTACGGTACCTGGAAATAGCCCTGGTATTGGACATTCCGTACACAATTAA